One Triticum dicoccoides isolate Atlit2015 ecotype Zavitan chromosome 3B, WEW_v2.0, whole genome shotgun sequence genomic window, tgacaatcttTCGGTGATCCGAAGACCGTCTCCAGAGTGGCGGGGCCTAAATGACCCTCGCGCCTTGTGTTGTTTGATGATCTGGGCTTCTTGCCCTCGGACCCCTTCTTACTATTTCCGACGTTTACCTGccgacctgtttaaagacccagcattctctattggtgtgattggctgccgtccctggggtaccatgaatttgacatgggcagCCAAGTATGCGGTTCAGGTTGGAGGGGCCCATGTTTTGAAATGTCTTCTCCCGCTGAACGGGCTGAGGGCCGCGGGCTCCTGTATTGACTGCCGTGTCCTGGGTGTCGTCCCTTGTCTTCAGGCGCTTATATTTGTTGTGCCAGGGCTTGCGGACGCTATTCCTGGCTTCTGATGTGCCCAGGGTGCTTGTTATGTCTTGCGCGTAGCCCCTGGCCGTAGTGTGTTGGCGGCAGGGTTTAGGCCGTCGTCCGGGCTTTAATGCCTCtccctcgaattgaggtagtagcctgcgctttgggtaatatTGTGTTCGACGGTTGAGTTCGTATTCCTAGGCTGCTCGGTCCTTAGCCCGTTTGTCTGTTAGCATATCATGATCTGCTTGTAGCCGCTGTTGCTTCTTCCTTAGGCTTCTTgcggtggctataagccggcactcGGAGTGCTCCCGTTCCATGGGATCCTTAGGCACgctgaattcgtcgtcgccgaggctcacctcgtgttcggagggaggcatatagttatcgtcttccaagtatccgtccatcgcctgttcatctgggctgacctgtCCATGTTCTTGTTTGGCTTGCTCGAAGGTAggttgatcaggattgtattcctcttcggcgccatctggattttcttctccaaTGCCGATATtggtgtggcggggcttggagcggcaccgatgACACCCATGTTTTGATTTCTTCCCTGTGGGGTTATCtcatgttgcctcatcgccattgttttctttgggagtatccaccacatatatatatatatcatatgaagaggtggcagtccaacgccctgtgggcggtggttcctgttcttctcccgcatcatcgtctatatcgtcgatgtcttcggagtcgaagttaagcacgtcagtcaagtcatcgaccgtggctatgaagtgggtggtgggtgggtgacgaattttttcgtcgcctgcttcccactcgagccgaacatagttcggccaggaatctcctgatagaaagagagagaccttaatgaatttagcacatcgccgaagggggagtgctggaagatatccgcggcggtgaattccatgaccggagcccaatcagattcgatgggcatggatgcacgcggtccgggacCTACGACCGAAGATAAGTCCGGGGGTCCAGAGACACAGATCTCCTTAGGAgtggagtctgtgtttggctccaacgccaatgagtgtgcggcctccggggcggggtccatccacccgtccttagaaggcacgacctgctctggaacgaAGTCCGGAGCCGTAGCAggcgcgatgttccgaatactgtccgacggcagatctaggtcatgcacgtcgtgatcgttcggcgcttctgacatgggcccgaatccgtcgaagatcaagtctccgcggatgtgtaGTTTagatttccaaacctgacctgatggcccggGGCGCAGCTATCGAccagctccagatggccaagcgagttggcccgcagtgcgaagccgccgaacacaaagatctgtccggagagAAAACTCTCACCCAGAacggcgttgttgaaggttggagaagccatcgagccttacagtgatgacacagagaaactctcaatgaaagcaccaatgtcggtgtcaaaaccggcggatctcgggtagggggtcccgaactgtgcgtctaagactaatggtaacaggagactggggacacgatgtttacccaggtccgggccctctcgatggaggtaataccctacttcctgcttgattgatcttgatgatatgagtattacaagagttgatctatcacgagatcagagagtctaaaccctagaaactagcctatggtatgattgttgttgtcctacggactaaaccctccggtttatatagacaccagagggggctagggttacacagagtctgttacagagaaggagatctacatccgaatcgtcaagcttgccatccacgtcaAGGAGAATCCTATCcgaacatgggacggagtcttcaatcttgtatcttcatagtccaacagtccggccaaagtatatagtccagctgtccggatacccccttattcaggactccctcactcgccgcGGAAATTGAAGGGAAGGTTTTCTCCCGTCGCCTTGCGGGAGGGGAAAGAAAAGTTGCCCGTGGTCCGATTTTTCAGCTTGTGGCTGCGCGGTAGCTCTGCTTGTTGGAGTATACAGAAAAGATATGTATCCCACGTCATGCTTATCACCAATAATGACCCTGTTTCTGCCTGGGTTATTTTTTGCGGGGAATACCCTGTTTCTGTTTGAAACACAGTTAACAGGGTCTATGCCGCTGCCAAAACATGGTCAGCCGTCAGCATGACTAACCGTAGGTAGGGTCAAGAAGTATGGAGGAGGAAAACTGTTTTTTTTTTCAGCAGAGATTGTGATTATATAGTTGCATTGACGCGACGCATTCCTCTGTACATAACCAACCAATTGGGAGTTAAATGTGCGCCACATACATGACACCAACGTACATCTTCTATACATCTCCACACTACCTAATCCTGCTCAGTGATGGCCAATTACATACGTACATACGCCTAGCTAGCTACACAGCTCTTTCTACATGTCATGACAAGCAATCAGTCTTCTCAAAAATCGGacaagagcgccggcggcgggaagATGCCCTGCCCGGTGGCCAGCATGGCCCTCGGATCGAATTGGGCCTTGAGGCCGGCGAACCGCGCCCACCTCCTCTCCCCGAAATGGGCCTCCCACTCGGGCTGCGACTTGTGGTTGGGCAGGTACTGCCTGGCCCCGATCCCGGCCTCGGTGCAGAAGTCGAGGATCTGCCGGTTCTGCCGCGCCAGCGCCTCGAGGCTCTGCGGCGCGCCCGGCAGCGCCGACCGCAGGAACGCCACCAGGTAGAACACCTCCTCGTCGGGCGTCACCACCGAGGTCCTCGGGTCCCATCTGCACCACCAATACAAAGATGAGAATTTTTTACTCGCAGTTGGCAGATCATCAAATCGGCTCCGTCGAAAAGTTGGAGCAGACTAGGAAAACAGCTTCAGTTAAAGAGCTCATGTAGCTGCTGCTGATTCTGGTGCGTCCTTTTGTGTTAAGCATAGTAAAGCGACAACGCATCTGGCCACTAACCCACAAAGGCGGCAGAGGAAACCAAATTCTGACTGTGCCGCGGAAAGACGCGGCGACGCCGGCTTAAAATAACCGGTCGGCGCGGGCCGGGAAGCGGTGTCCGGTTAATCTCGGGCACGGCGCGTCACGGCGCCACTCGGGAGGTTTTATAAAATTCAGAACAGACCCTGTCACCCCAGTGCGCGATATGTCCGCGGCCATTCACCGGTCACCGGATCCCGGGCGAAGGTGATGGCAATCCGGAAACTAATTAGGCGGCAGCGACATGCTAATAGACTACTGGCGCTGCGTGCGTGGCACCAATCATGGTGACGCTCAATGAGTGGACACCACCTGCGCAGTGTTGCGTCGCGTCGCGTCGCATGTGAGGCCGATGATCGATCGGCTTCCAAGGGCGGCGCCCGCCCGCCCCTGAGACGGGATCGTGCGCGTGCGCGTGTCTCTGGCTGGCATGTGCGGTTTGGCGGGCGGGAGGTGGATCATGCAGGCGCGCAAGAGTGGGCGGTGATGAGCCGCCCTGCATCTGCCGGGGCGGTGATGGGCGCTGGTTGTGCGTCCTACTGGTCAACTAGAGCACCCAGAAACAGCTAGACAGGACAGACGATGCATGTAGGAGTAGCTAGGTTGACTTGGGCAGCAAACTGAAGGGTAGGTTGACTTGCGAGCTTACTTGTGCTTGTTCATGGGGTAGATGAGGATGGGCCCGCCGGAGGTGCGGCTGCCGAGGATGCCGTGGAAGACGCCGCGGTCGAAGTCGGCGATGCGCGACGCCGGCACGAACAGGTTCAGCCACGGGTGCGGCACCTCCCACATGCCCTTGCCGCGCAGCTTCAGCTCCGCCGTGTGCACCCGGTCCAGGAAGTCCACGTACGGCAGGTCCGTTGTGAACACCGTGCCGGGGAGGAAGCTCAGGTCGCCCAGCAGCGCGTCAACCTCCTGCGAACATAATTACCATTTAGActattttcttttctctctctttttttttcagcAGCAGCACAGCACAGACTTGGCAATTCAATTCGTGCACTACATCGATACATACATATAATTAAATCAAGCAAAGTAGTAGTCGATAAAATTAGTGCGTGCTCGATCGCTAACGGAATTGAGATCTAGTGGTACGTAAGGGAAGATCTACAGATCGAGTGTGCTCTGCATGTGGGTGCCATCATATACTAATCAACATGGTTATACTAGTGCTACCTACTCCAAAATGCGAATTAACATATCCCAATGATTGGCTAGCCAGGGCCCCGATCAGCAGCAGTACATAACTAAGCCAGGAATTAATTAAGAAATACCGTCATAAACAAATGGGACGGCCAGGAGAGGATGCGGTATTAATGGGGACGATGGAGAGAGGCGGCGCCGACGGAGGGATGGACGGACCTGATCAACGGTCGCGGCGGTTGAGTCGTCGTAGTTCTTGGTGACCTCGAGGCAGTAGAGCACGCCGGTGTGGTGCTTGAGCGAGCTGAGCTTCACCGGGTTCTGCGGCGAGAAGAAGGACGACCTCCAGTTGTTGATGAGGCCCTCGGCGGCGACCACGAAGCCCTCCACGTAGTCGAACCGGCGGCCGCCGCCGTGCTGCGACTGGGAGATGAGCCGCTCCTGGTCCGCCGTGAACTCGGTGAAGTTGGAGTAGAGCGCCCGGATCCAGCGAACCTGTATGTACGTACAACCGTGCACATGATTAGAAAATTGATTAGCAAGGCCAAGCCTGATGAGGCTGCTGAATCAGCTTAGATCACAGCTCCGTTTATTATCGTGGAAATAGTCAGCTAATTAAGCTGCCGGGAAAGAATAGAATCTTGCGAAAGATCGCGTGAGCTAAACAAAACACGTACTCGGTAGAAGACCCACCAAATTGGTCAGCAAGGCAAGTTGGTCGATTGATCGACCGATCGATGCCAACCAACCTGGGCGGCTGGACCACCTGATCGACCAGACGCACAGGCTAATATTTTAATTTCGACGAAGACTTTTTCCATTGGGTGGACTTTTTTTTAATTTAACGCTAATAAGTAACGGACGAAAAGACTGCTGCTAGTGCAAAAAACTGCTTGTTGACGCGGACAGCAATCGGCATACGTGTCATGAGCTGAAAGCAGTTAGCATACGTGTCGCACAGAGTGTGCTCGAGCCCCGTGAAACGGATCGGCCGGCTATAATTAGAAACACGTTCGGTTGGTCTTATCGGTATCTTATCGGTTCGCTAACGTACGTGCGGTAATTCCGTCTCCACCTAACAATGGAAATGGATGTCGCCCGCCCGCGCTGAGGGCGGCGCGCCCGCCACTTGCACGGCTGGCGTCGAGCTCCCCCGCCGGGCGGCGACATATCGCGTCCCCTCCGCCTCGTCACGCGGGGGCGAGCGAGGTCCAAAGTGGGATAAGGCGCACGAGATATTCCCTGGTCTTCGTCTTGCAGACCAGGTGGGTTAACGAATGAACGAACGGATTATTAAACAAAGAATGGCGAGGAGGAGAGTGACAGGcataaagaaagaaagagagaaaggatTGATGCGTGCGTATGGGGAGGTGAGGGCGCCGGCATGGGTGCTGGTGCTACCTTGCGGGGAGCAGGCTCGAGGGCGATGCGAGCGCGCGTGATGATCCCGAGCTGCCCCAGCCCGCCCAGCGCGCCGAAGAAGAGCTCCGGGTTCTTCGCCTCCGAGCAGGTCACCGCCTCGCCCTTCCCTGCAAGCAGATCAGTGACCACGCACGCATGAGAAGAGAACGCCGGCGCGCGTGCATGCCGGACGAGGTCGGATGGGCTCGCTGATGGATGGGCTCATGTGTGTACTGTACGTACCGGTTACGACGTCGAGCTCGTAGACATTGCTGATCTGGGGCCCGTGGTGGAACGCCTGGCCGCTGATGCCGGCGTTGGAGAGGGTGCCGCCCACGGACAGGTAGAGGTAGTCCGTCCACGACCGCGGCGCCAGCCCGCCGTGCGACAGCGTCCAGTTGAGCACGTCGATCCACAGCTCGCCGCCCCACACGTCCACGTAGTGCCCGCCCAGCTCCGGCGAGTACACCGGCAATGCGCGCGACGGCGCCTTGCCCCCGCGGCTCATGTCCACGACCACGCCGCCGGGCACCTGCGCCTGCCCGCTGATGGAATGGCCGTGGCCGCGCGCCGACACGCGGATGTCGCGGGCAGACCCGTACGCCGCCCGGACCATCGCCGCGACGTCGCCCACGCCGCTGGGGTGGTACACCGCCAAGGGCTCGCCCCGGGTGAACCCGCCGAAGTCGCGCGACGCCTCCAGGACGTCGGCCGGGTCGGTGCTGAGGCggccgccgcccacgtcgccgcctAGCTGCAGCAGCTCCGCGGGCTCCAGCGGCAGGCCCACGGTCGAGATGAGGCAGTATATCTGGAACACCATGAAAACCAAGCACCGCGCCATTGCCACTATCTATCCTCCGTCTATCTCTCTATCGATTCTTTGGTCTCCTTACGATCGAGTAGCTGATATGTACTTGCAGGGGAGGATGCGGAAGGGACGAGAGGAGGTGTGAGGCGTTGTGGTGTGAGCAGGCGGTATTTATAGTGGGAGCCGGGGAGGAGGGAGAGGTGGTGGTGGAATTTGGGCGGGACAAAAGTGAGAAATGGAGGAGACCGAGGAGGATAGGAGAGAGACTCCAACATGTCTGCCGCGGGAACCGAGCACGACCGCTGGGGCCGCCCAAGAATAAACAAATCCGGAGGCGCGTCACGACTCATGCACTCGCCGTCGCGGGCCGGCGGCCTCTTAATTTCCCTGTCAGACTTAGTGGATCGCGTGGCCGCCCAAAGATCGGCCGGATTTCACTTCAGCCAGTACGCATATGCAGCATAGACTCAAGTCTCGTGGTACTACTACTACCCAACTAAATGAATGTGGAGATCGAACAGgtaaggatgcgtttggttgaaggtgtcatatgaatgggttgggaccgtccaAATTatttgggattgaaccattcaattcatgcgtttggctgaatataagagatgagctaattatttaggacgggaccaccagtcatgctcacatagtcatgcatgcaaagcgtggccatttgattcgaccgatttgaTTGGGTGGAACGGTTCAAcatcttcaaggcatattctctttttttgacttgaaccattcatgtactttataaccaaacatgtctattttttgaacgatcccaacccattcatgaccacccTTGTAACCAAACGCACCCTAAGCCATCCACCCTCCCTGCTCTGCGCTTTGTCGATCCAAATTCTACTAGGAGGAAAAGTGACCCATATTTCATCCTGCGTCCCATGTGCGGCGAGCTTTGGAGCGGAATTCTTAAAGCTAGCAGTGCATAGCTGGAAGAAGAAGAGCCAATCTGTAGAAGCTTTGAGGGGGAGATGGAGGATCAACGCCGAGCCAAAAGAAAGACGATCCCCTTCCGTATCTTGACCGGCTTTTGAGGGTGCACTCTCAATCCCAGCGCCGCTCGAGTATGCATGCAGATGGTGAGAATCTACACTGCAGCAGCACCATTCCAAATTTCCAATCAACACTGCTACGACACCCCGCCTAAAGTACACCACACCACACGAGCTTTCTGATCCGGCATTTACCAAAGTACGTGCTgcacaaatcttcagatattaaaatGCGTCTGAAAAGCGCACCGCTAGTACTGTAGCGAACAGATGTCCTCGAGATACCGGTGCCGGTGCTGGCTGTAGTAAAATCAAAGGCGTGTATGCTCACCCACGGGTACAGTGTACTGTTCTTCCACGCTGGTTCACCTTTGGCTCGGCCGCGTAGGCTGCCTAGCCAGCCAGCTAGGCAAGTGCCCTACGGCCAAAGAAAATAAGAATGGTTAAAGCGTCGACGCGCGCTCCCACGTGACTGATTGCGCAGGATCGCATCAAGATACGCTGATTTCCTTTTGCTTTCTGCTCGTATCGCATCGGCCACGAAATTCAGCAGCCATGGGTTTCCACAGCGCGAGGACGTGGTTTTGGTTGCTTTGGGTTTGGGACGATGTGCATGTGAGGGCGCAAAACGCCGTGGCACTCTAGTCCCTGCCTCCTATTCCAACTAGCTCGTGCAATGTCGACGATCCACGAGAACGATGGTAAAGCGCTGGATGAGGCGAGGACTCTTTGTTCACAGGATAGAAATAGGAATGAAAAAACTTAGAAAATAAGATGACATGTACTTCAATTTCCATAGAAAAAGAGTGTCATTTGATTCGTAGGATGAGATAGGTTTCTTCTTGTTAGGTCTGAGCTAATGTTTGTCTTTCCTTCAAAATATGAAGGCACGAACCAATCCTACATAGAAATAGA contains:
- the LOC119277171 gene encoding cytokinin dehydrogenase 5-like, translating into MARCLVFMVFQIYCLISTVGLPLEPAELLQLGGDVGGGRLSTDPADVLEASRDFGGFTRGEPLAVYHPSGVGDVAAMVRAAYGSARDIRVSARGHGHSISGQAQVPGGVVVDMSRGGKAPSRALPVYSPELGGHYVDVWGGELWIDVLNWTLSHGGLAPRSWTDYLYLSVGGTLSNAGISGQAFHHGPQISNVYELDVVTGKGEAVTCSEAKNPELFFGALGGLGQLGIITRARIALEPAPRKVRWIRALYSNFTEFTADQERLISQSQHGGGRRFDYVEGFVVAAEGLINNWRSSFFSPQNPVKLSSLKHHTGVLYCLEVTKNYDDSTAATVDQEVDALLGDLSFLPGTVFTTDLPYVDFLDRVHTAELKLRGKGMWEVPHPWLNLFVPASRIADFDRGVFHGILGSRTSGGPILIYPMNKHKWDPRTSVVTPDEEVFYLVAFLRSALPGAPQSLEALARQNRQILDFCTEAGIGARQYLPNHKSQPEWEAHFGERRWARFAGLKAQFDPRAMLATGQGIFPPPALLSDF